One genomic window of Sphingomonas sp. C3-2 includes the following:
- a CDS encoding crotonase/enoyl-CoA hydratase family protein, protein MEPFLIVERDGPVVTATLNRPDQRNAISTQDDVLAVERFCAHVAADMSVRAVVLTGAGSAFCAGGNVKDMHGRTGMFAGSPYALRNAYRAGIQRIPMALYELEVPVVAAVNGPAIGAGLDLACMCDIRIASDKAKFAESFVKLGIVPGDGGAWLLPRVIGMARASLMTLTGDMIDAAKALEYGLLSEVVSSDDLLSSAQAIAQRIAANPGHGTRLAKRLLREGQDMKLAPLLELSAAYQALAHHTEDHHEAVSAMLEKRPAALQDR, encoded by the coding sequence TTGGAACCCTTTCTGATTGTCGAGCGTGACGGACCGGTCGTAACGGCAACGCTCAACCGTCCGGACCAGCGCAACGCGATTTCCACGCAGGACGATGTTCTCGCGGTCGAGCGTTTCTGCGCCCATGTTGCGGCCGACATGTCGGTTCGCGCGGTCGTGCTCACCGGGGCCGGTTCGGCGTTCTGCGCGGGCGGCAACGTCAAGGACATGCATGGCCGCACGGGCATGTTCGCCGGCTCGCCCTATGCGCTGCGCAATGCCTATCGCGCCGGCATCCAGCGGATCCCGATGGCGCTTTACGAACTCGAGGTGCCCGTCGTGGCAGCCGTCAACGGCCCGGCCATCGGTGCCGGGCTCGATCTGGCCTGCATGTGCGATATCCGCATCGCCAGCGACAAGGCGAAGTTTGCTGAAAGCTTCGTCAAGCTCGGCATCGTCCCGGGCGATGGCGGAGCATGGCTTCTCCCGCGCGTGATCGGCATGGCACGCGCCAGCCTGATGACGCTTACCGGCGACATGATCGATGCCGCCAAGGCGCTTGAATATGGTCTGCTCAGCGAAGTCGTGTCGTCAGACGATCTGCTCTCATCCGCTCAGGCCATCGCGCAGCGCATCGCGGCCAATCCCGGTCATGGAACGCGGCTTGCCAAACGCTTGCTCCGCGAAGGGCAGGATATGAAGCTTGCACCGCTGCTCGAACTTTCCGCCGCCTATCAGGCGCTTGCCCACCATACCGAAGATCATCACGAAGCTGTCTCGGCGATGCTGGAAAAACGTCCGGCGGCACTTCAGGATCGCTGA
- a CDS encoding EAL domain-containing protein, which produces MRWLLNNRSGKRWLGQHKLLAWLVFVSLIFGIIEFGAPLDLVLRTMRDKMRSQPVSGEVVVVGIDYKAMGEIGSWPWKRDKLAVLTDRLFEAGAQRVFFELYLEPLDAKGDQILADTFKRYPDRVFVASSMDFSANVSGSRAILPMPQIADKVEAVSVMRWVTHWNGVTDLPYKKMIGGAPRRSMEAAISGVEGAVDEQFPIDYAYLANSIPYVAAGDILRGPLKPGTLTGKSVIVGMNLGGLEGALMVPGQGRYASVFVSAIGAETLKAGKPIDLGWFPLWLLTCGLVLFLLSRKSIGPSVITGSVSLGLVIVGPVFLEEQNIFMDISPALFLLLFAIVASVWQWIGRRNRDQGSTNPISGLRTVNAFLRDERFNPHILVAVRLRRFAEIISTLPSDGEREFLRQVVARLSMGAGDAEMLHGDDGNFFWLLPTEELPSVVDRFKALQLIFRTPIGVGDRRFDADVAFGVDRETHIPPSTRLASALAAAHAAADEGVCWKVHDPASSGEKEWTLSLLGELEEAIDAGDVWVAYQPKMELATGKIIGAEALVRWTHTKRGPIDPGEFIAMAERYGRIDRLTSFVLNDAAQTVTSALLRDPNFKVSVNISTRLLVDRGVVEMVRASLERYNLSASCLILEITETAAMSEGDGAFEVLDELRSLGVGLSIDDYGTGMSTLDYIRRIPAKELKIDRCFTAALLVSAEDQAVMRSTIELAHMLGMRVVAEGIETDESLRLLRTMGCEIGQGYHIGRPMPWIRLCNEIWPPLQLVADG; this is translated from the coding sequence ATGCGATGGTTGCTGAATAATCGCAGCGGAAAACGGTGGCTGGGCCAGCACAAGCTGCTTGCCTGGCTGGTTTTCGTTTCGCTGATTTTCGGCATTATCGAATTCGGCGCGCCGCTTGATCTCGTTTTGCGCACGATGCGCGACAAGATGCGCTCCCAACCCGTGAGCGGTGAGGTCGTCGTCGTCGGTATCGACTACAAGGCGATGGGCGAAATAGGCTCCTGGCCCTGGAAGCGCGACAAACTAGCGGTTCTCACCGATCGGCTGTTCGAAGCGGGTGCGCAGCGGGTGTTCTTTGAGCTGTATCTGGAGCCGCTTGACGCCAAGGGTGACCAAATTCTTGCAGATACGTTCAAGCGCTATCCTGATCGCGTGTTCGTGGCGAGTTCGATGGATTTTTCTGCCAACGTATCCGGATCGCGGGCCATCCTGCCGATGCCGCAAATTGCAGACAAGGTCGAAGCAGTAAGCGTGATGCGCTGGGTGACGCACTGGAATGGCGTTACGGATCTTCCTTACAAGAAGATGATCGGTGGTGCCCCGAGGCGCTCGATGGAAGCTGCCATTTCCGGCGTTGAAGGGGCAGTCGATGAACAATTCCCCATTGATTATGCCTATCTCGCAAACAGCATCCCTTATGTCGCTGCAGGCGATATTTTACGGGGGCCGCTTAAGCCCGGCACGTTGACAGGCAAGTCGGTCATTGTCGGTATGAATCTGGGGGGGCTGGAAGGGGCCCTGATGGTTCCGGGTCAGGGACGATATGCCAGCGTTTTTGTATCCGCTATCGGGGCGGAAACGTTAAAGGCTGGAAAACCGATAGACCTGGGGTGGTTTCCCTTATGGCTCCTGACCTGCGGACTTGTCCTCTTTCTCTTGTCCCGGAAAAGCATTGGTCCTTCGGTCATCACTGGGTCCGTCTCGTTGGGCTTAGTGATCGTCGGTCCGGTTTTTCTTGAAGAGCAGAATATCTTCATGGATATCTCGCCCGCGCTCTTCCTGCTGCTTTTTGCGATCGTAGCGAGTGTCTGGCAGTGGATCGGAAGGCGTAACCGCGATCAGGGCTCGACCAATCCGATTTCCGGGCTTCGCACCGTCAACGCCTTTCTGCGCGATGAGCGGTTCAATCCCCATATCCTTGTGGCCGTGCGTCTCCGTCGTTTCGCCGAGATCATCAGCACTTTGCCATCGGATGGCGAGCGTGAGTTTCTTCGGCAGGTTGTGGCGCGTCTCTCAATGGGGGCGGGGGATGCCGAGATGCTGCACGGAGATGATGGCAATTTCTTCTGGTTGCTGCCGACCGAAGAGCTTCCATCGGTTGTCGATCGGTTCAAGGCGCTTCAGCTGATTTTCCGAACGCCGATTGGCGTCGGAGATCGCCGTTTCGATGCCGATGTCGCCTTTGGCGTCGACCGGGAAACGCATATTCCGCCATCGACGCGGCTCGCGAGTGCTCTGGCCGCAGCGCATGCTGCGGCTGACGAAGGGGTGTGCTGGAAGGTGCATGACCCTGCGTCCAGTGGTGAAAAGGAATGGACGCTTTCGCTGCTCGGCGAACTCGAAGAGGCGATCGACGCGGGCGATGTCTGGGTCGCCTATCAGCCGAAAATGGAATTGGCCACGGGCAAGATCATCGGTGCCGAAGCGCTTGTCCGTTGGACCCATACCAAGCGCGGCCCGATCGACCCGGGTGAGTTCATTGCCATGGCGGAGCGCTATGGCCGCATTGATCGGTTGACCTCTTTTGTCCTGAATGATGCTGCGCAGACGGTCACCTCGGCGCTGTTGCGGGATCCGAATTTTAAGGTTTCGGTTAATATTTCCACCCGTCTCCTCGTCGACCGGGGCGTGGTCGAGATGGTCCGGGCATCGCTCGAGCGATATAATCTTTCGGCGTCCTGCCTGATCCTGGAGATCACCGAAACCGCTGCGATGAGCGAGGGGGACGGCGCTTTCGAAGTGCTCGACGAATTGCGCAGCCTTGGCGTGGGCCTGTCGATTGATGATTACGGTACCGGCATGTCGACGCTCGATTATATTCGACGGATACCCGCTAAGGAATTGAAAATAGACCGCTGCTTTACTGCGGCGCTTCTCGTCAGCGCCGAGGATCAGGCGGTCATGCGCTCGACGATCGAGCTTGCCCACATGCTTGGCATGCGAGTCGTTGCGGAAGGAATCGAGACCGACGAATCACTCAGATTGCTTCGAACCATGGGGTGCGAGATCGGACAAGGCTATCATATCGGACGGCCAATGCCTTGGATTCGCTTGTGTAATGAGATCTGGCCGCCCCTCCAACTCGTGGCAGATGGTTAA
- a CDS encoding class II 3-deoxy-7-phosphoheptulonate synthase — protein MAAKWAPDSWTNHEARQLPNYPDGAALEAATKELGSYPPLVFAGEARNLKADLGRVAEGKAFLLQGGDCAESFAEFHPNNIRDTFRVILQMAVVLTYASKLPVVKVGRMAGQFAKPRSADMEDIGGVSLPSYRGDIINDIAFEETGRIPNPQRMVRAYSQAAATLNLLRAFAQGGYANLHQVHRWTHDFMGRSPWAKKYKETADRIGEALDFMAACGIDPETVPQLSGTNFYTSHEALLLQYEQALTRQDSLTGDWYDTSAHMLWIGDRTRFEGSAHVEFLRGIGNPIGMKCGPSLEPDALLRLLDTLNPGREAGRITLITRYGHDKIEAGLPKLVRAVMREGHPVVWSCDPMHGNVIKAQNGYKTRPFDRILAEVRGFFAVHRAEGSFAGGIHAEMTGQNVTECTGGAVDVTEQSLADRYHTHCDPRLNASQSLELAFLLAEMLNQELAERRKAAA, from the coding sequence ATGGCCGCCAAATGGGCCCCCGACAGCTGGACGAACCATGAAGCACGGCAGCTTCCGAACTATCCGGACGGCGCCGCACTCGAAGCCGCGACCAAGGAGCTTGGCTCCTATCCGCCGCTCGTCTTTGCCGGCGAAGCCCGCAACCTGAAGGCCGACCTCGGCCGCGTGGCGGAGGGCAAGGCCTTTCTGCTTCAGGGCGGCGATTGCGCGGAAAGCTTTGCCGAGTTCCATCCGAACAACATTCGCGACACCTTCCGCGTCATCCTCCAGATGGCCGTGGTGCTCACCTATGCCTCGAAGCTGCCGGTGGTTAAGGTCGGCCGCATGGCGGGCCAGTTCGCCAAGCCGCGCTCGGCGGATATGGAAGATATCGGCGGCGTATCGCTCCCCAGCTATCGCGGCGATATCATCAACGATATCGCGTTCGAGGAAACGGGCCGCATCCCGAATCCGCAGCGCATGGTGCGCGCGTACAGCCAGGCGGCGGCCACGCTCAACCTGCTGCGCGCCTTTGCGCAGGGCGGTTATGCCAATCTGCACCAGGTGCACCGCTGGACCCATGATTTCATGGGCCGCAGCCCCTGGGCCAAGAAGTATAAGGAAACCGCGGACCGGATCGGCGAAGCGCTCGACTTCATGGCGGCGTGCGGGATCGACCCCGAAACCGTACCTCAGCTTTCGGGCACCAATTTCTACACCAGCCACGAAGCATTGCTGCTGCAATATGAGCAGGCGCTGACGCGGCAGGATTCGCTGACCGGTGACTGGTACGACACCAGCGCGCACATGCTGTGGATCGGCGATCGCACGCGTTTCGAGGGCTCGGCGCATGTCGAGTTCCTGCGCGGTATCGGCAACCCGATCGGCATGAAGTGCGGCCCGAGCCTTGAGCCCGACGCGCTGCTTCGTCTGCTCGACACGCTGAACCCCGGCCGCGAAGCCGGACGCATCACGCTGATCACGCGGTACGGGCACGACAAGATCGAAGCCGGGCTGCCCAAGCTGGTGCGCGCGGTGATGCGCGAAGGCCATCCTGTGGTGTGGAGCTGCGACCCGATGCACGGCAACGTGATCAAGGCGCAGAATGGCTACAAGACGCGTCCGTTCGACCGCATTCTGGCTGAAGTGCGCGGCTTCTTCGCTGTCCACCGCGCCGAAGGTAGCTTTGCCGGCGGTATCCATGCGGAAATGACCGGGCAGAACGTCACCGAATGCACGGGCGGCGCGGTCGACGTCACCGAGCAGTCGCTGGCCGATCGCTATCACACGCATTGCGACCCGCGCCTCAACGCCAGCCAGTCGCTGGAACTGGCGTTCCTGCTCGCTGAAATGCTCAATCAGGAACTGGCGGAGCGTCGCAAAGCCGCGGCCTGA
- a CDS encoding tetratricopeptide repeat protein, which yields MAAIIAAIAIAVAIFRSTGSGDSSAKDTAATTAAPSPEAAIAELEAKLKKNPDDVEGWQMLGWAFFETGRYAEAATAYRKAVALSPNNAEFSSALGEALVLASDGSSVPVDALTAFEKALAVDPKDPRARYFIGVHKDLSGKTKDALEDWFALLKDTPAGAPWEADLRRTIEQVGARDKIDVSARLAAATPAAPMAPAAGSVATAAIPGPSRDDMAAAAKLPPSEQQQMVRGMVDGLAERLARNPKDADGWIRLMRSRMVLGERDQARAALTSARAAFTGDSAQLARFDQAARELGL from the coding sequence TTGGCTGCGATCATCGCCGCCATCGCCATTGCCGTTGCGATTTTCCGTAGCACCGGATCCGGCGATTCGAGCGCGAAAGACACGGCCGCCACTACCGCCGCGCCCTCTCCCGAGGCCGCAATTGCCGAGCTTGAAGCCAAGCTGAAGAAAAACCCCGACGATGTCGAAGGCTGGCAGATGCTGGGCTGGGCGTTTTTCGAAACGGGCCGCTATGCCGAGGCAGCCACCGCCTATCGCAAGGCCGTGGCATTGAGCCCCAATAATGCCGAATTCTCCTCGGCGCTTGGCGAAGCACTGGTGCTAGCGAGCGACGGCAGCTCGGTGCCCGTCGATGCATTGACGGCATTTGAGAAGGCGCTGGCGGTCGATCCAAAGGATCCGCGTGCGCGCTATTTCATCGGCGTTCACAAGGACTTGTCCGGAAAAACGAAGGACGCGCTTGAAGACTGGTTTGCACTTTTGAAGGACACGCCCGCCGGCGCGCCCTGGGAAGCGGATCTGCGCCGGACGATCGAACAGGTCGGTGCCCGCGACAAGATCGACGTGAGTGCCCGTCTGGCTGCAGCAACGCCCGCCGCGCCGATGGCACCCGCGGCCGGATCGGTCGCCACGGCCGCCATTCCCGGCCCCTCGCGCGACGACATGGCCGCCGCCGCCAAGCTGCCGCCAAGCGAGCAGCAGCAGATGGTGCGTGGCATGGTCGACGGGCTGGCCGAGCGACTGGCGCGCAACCCCAAGGATGCCGATGGCTGGATTCGCCTGATGCGCAGCCGCATGGTATTGGGTGAACGCGATCAAGCGCGCGCGGCGCTCACCTCCGCCCGCGCCGCCTTTACCGGGGACTCGGCGCAACTCGCACGTTTCGATCAGGCGGCCCGTGAACTCGGGCTCTGA
- a CDS encoding cyclic nucleotide-binding domain-containing protein has protein sequence MGEKFRIAIVGSGPAGLSAAARAAALGLSHVLLEKTDHLSDTIFKYQKGKHVMATPSQLVLRSDVDFEAGKREKILGVWNEQAAGAGINVRYHADVAAITGEKDDFTLSLAGGDSITAEFVILAIGTQGNPNLLRCAGGDLPHIQYQLDDPGAYIDEHITVIGSGDAGIENALGLAADPEQRNIVTILNRGADFARAKGANVKLLMQARDEGRVHVRTETSPARVEQGWLVLDTRDGEERIRCDRVIARMGSAAPRKFVEGCGVVFTSEDREAFPQLSPVFEATKPGIFVIGALAGYPLIKHCMNQGYDVVEFINGNTDLKPADEPILEERFAGLPGGRSVAEWLEFLRANIAILNDLSPLQMREFMLDSEVRAYRAGEIVFSRNEPGSSLFAIADGGVLVEVNKDDPSITVPIARGSIFGEVGLISGRRRGATIRAAEPSILVEISRTAALKLMASVPAARRAVTRISIERQLLQMFGSGLVAGDVQHLLDTAEVKQIRAGQAIITEGEEGEDIFVIRSGSVVVEKTVGGKPVFLSYLPAGSYVGEMALIAGGRRTATVRAAVKSEVIRLDGTAFRTVMEAKPALLEKARRDMASRQDLNAFIEAKKDSFSGVVDMYSSVANFLVEQGIGEATDVLLIDENLCVGCDNCEKACADSHEGLSRLDREAGRTYAHLHVPTSCRHCEHPHCMADCPPNAIHRGPDGEVFIDDSCIGCGNCQRNCPYGVIRMDAVPPKKPGLLSWLLFGRGPGPGEPSKKWSYAHSDPAVEKPKKAIKCDMCAGLEGGPACVRACPTGAAIRVAPEDFLSVSRLQQGAA, from the coding sequence GTGGGGGAAAAATTTCGGATTGCGATCGTCGGTTCCGGGCCGGCGGGATTAAGTGCCGCCGCGCGCGCCGCGGCGCTCGGGTTATCGCATGTGTTGCTCGAAAAGACGGACCATCTGTCCGACACGATCTTCAAATATCAAAAGGGCAAGCACGTCATGGCGACGCCGAGCCAGCTGGTGCTGCGCTCGGATGTCGATTTCGAAGCGGGCAAGCGCGAAAAGATACTCGGTGTCTGGAACGAGCAGGCGGCCGGCGCCGGCATCAACGTGCGTTATCATGCCGATGTGGCGGCCATCACGGGTGAGAAGGACGATTTCACGCTGAGTCTTGCGGGCGGCGACAGCATCACGGCTGAATTCGTGATCCTCGCCATCGGCACACAGGGAAACCCCAATTTGCTGCGCTGCGCCGGGGGGGATTTGCCCCATATCCAGTATCAGCTCGACGATCCGGGCGCCTATATCGATGAGCATATTACCGTCATCGGTTCGGGCGATGCGGGGATCGAGAACGCGCTTGGGCTGGCCGCGGACCCCGAACAGCGCAACATCGTCACCATCCTCAATCGCGGCGCCGATTTCGCGCGTGCCAAGGGCGCCAATGTAAAGCTTCTGATGCAGGCGCGCGATGAAGGCCGCGTCCATGTCCGCACCGAAACCTCGCCCGCACGCGTCGAACAGGGCTGGCTGGTGCTCGACACCCGCGATGGCGAGGAGCGCATCCGCTGCGATCGGGTAATCGCGCGCATGGGCTCGGCGGCGCCCCGCAAGTTCGTCGAAGGCTGCGGCGTCGTCTTCACCAGCGAGGATCGCGAGGCCTTTCCCCAGCTCTCGCCCGTGTTCGAGGCGACAAAGCCCGGCATCTTCGTGATCGGTGCGCTCGCGGGCTATCCGCTGATCAAGCACTGCATGAATCAGGGCTATGACGTCGTCGAGTTCATCAACGGCAATACGGATCTGAAGCCCGCCGACGAGCCGATCCTCGAAGAGCGTTTCGCTGGCCTGCCCGGCGGTCGCAGCGTTGCCGAGTGGCTCGAATTCCTGCGCGCCAATATCGCGATCCTGAACGACCTTTCACCGCTTCAGATGCGCGAATTCATGCTCGATTCCGAGGTGCGGGCCTACCGCGCCGGAGAAATCGTCTTCTCGCGCAACGAACCCGGATCGTCGCTCTTCGCCATCGCCGATGGCGGCGTGCTGGTGGAGGTGAACAAGGACGATCCCTCGATCACCGTCCCGATCGCCAGGGGATCGATCTTCGGCGAAGTCGGCCTCATCTCGGGCCGCCGCCGTGGGGCGACGATCCGTGCCGCCGAACCTTCGATCCTTGTCGAGATTTCGCGCACCGCCGCGCTCAAGCTGATGGCCTCGGTGCCCGCCGCAAGGCGCGCCGTTACCCGCATTTCGATCGAGCGGCAGCTGCTCCAGATGTTCGGTTCGGGGCTGGTGGCAGGCGATGTCCAGCATCTGCTCGATACCGCCGAGGTAAAGCAGATACGCGCCGGTCAGGCGATCATCACCGAAGGCGAAGAGGGAGAGGATATCTTCGTCATCCGCTCGGGCTCGGTGGTCGTCGAAAAGACGGTCGGTGGAAAGCCGGTCTTTCTCTCCTATCTCCCCGCCGGCTCCTATGTCGGCGAAATGGCGCTCATCGCGGGTGGCCGCCGCACCGCAACCGTGCGCGCAGCGGTCAAGTCGGAGGTGATCCGCCTCGATGGCACCGCCTTCCGCACGGTGATGGAGGCAAAGCCCGCGCTCCTTGAAAAGGCGCGGCGCGACATGGCCTCGCGGCAGGATCTGAACGCCTTTATCGAGGCGAAGAAGGACAGCTTCTCCGGTGTCGTCGACATGTATTCGAGCGTCGCCAACTTCCTAGTCGAACAGGGGATTGGCGAGGCGACCGACGTTCTCCTCATCGACGAAAATCTCTGTGTCGGCTGCGACAATTGCGAAAAGGCCTGTGCCGACAGCCATGAAGGCCTGTCGCGGCTCGATCGCGAGGCGGGGCGCACCTATGCGCATCTCCACGTGCCCACATCGTGCCGGCACTGCGAACATCCGCATTGCATGGCCGATTGCCCGCCCAACGCGATCCACCGTGGTCCCGATGGTGAGGTGTTCATCGACGATAGCTGCATCGGCTGCGGCAATTGCCAGCGCAACTGCCCTTATGGCGTGATCCGCATGGATGCCGTGCCGCCCAAAAAGCCGGGACTCTTGTCGTGGCTGCTCTTCGGACGCGGGCCGGGGCCGGGGGAGCCGTCGAAGAAATGGTCCTACGCGCATAGCGATCCGGCTGTCGAAAAGCCCAAAAAGGCGATCAAGTGCGACATGTGCGCTGGGCTCGAAGGTGGCCCCGCTTGTGTGCGCGCCTGTCCCACGGGGGCTGCCATCCGCGTCGCGCCCGAAGATTTTCTCAGCGTCTCCCGCCTGCAGCAGGGGGCCGCGTGA
- a CDS encoding cytochrome c3 family protein — protein sequence MSFLIRQISRTADGREIVRDNRVETSTLSVGRDAASDIHLADLGVALRHAQITRIDGRHIALRPLDGARVDIDGQQSAGAEIDAARGAELRFGSHRATVSLEDGTVILAIERIEALSDASEYKDEQKVFSLAGILPGKRIGAWSFIGLVLACFLVFPLWSWATYKDVKTRPPGFHADQTWSSGKLSLAHKSLENNCQACHTEAFVAVRDNACATCHTDVHDHADPKRLAGSKAAPGLGGQVKLAFAGAFNIPQGRCVECHTEHEGAGKMPPPAQQFCADCHGDLSKRLTDTKLLDAGDFGTAHPQFRPAVIVQPNGTTPALRRISFDRKPTEDNGLKFPHDLHLSRTGGVARMAQTMKAEQGFGDALACKDCHKPDATGTRFTPVEMERDCAMCHSLSFDKVGGTVRTLRHGQPEQVIADLRAFYRGTTPVRPANLGGMARRRPGLYAEGQVYHAYFNAAAARGGQADAAIHAVFSEGGACYDCHTVSKTGPSVADIRVHPVSQNSRYFQKGWFDHNAHKTESCESCHAAPKSKAATDLLIPDLNSCRTCHVGEQGGTLVKVEKPVPSGCAMCHSYHMGDGLNWSVRQRVASGKGGNNPVLPANAAANGNGRGE from the coding sequence GTGAGCTTTCTGATCAGGCAGATTTCGCGAACGGCGGACGGGCGTGAAATCGTCCGCGACAATCGCGTTGAAACCAGCACGCTTTCCGTCGGCCGCGATGCCGCGAGCGACATCCATCTCGCCGATCTCGGCGTAGCGCTGCGCCATGCGCAGATTACACGGATCGATGGTCGTCATATCGCGCTCCGTCCGCTGGATGGCGCACGCGTCGATATCGATGGCCAGCAAAGCGCCGGCGCCGAAATTGACGCCGCGCGCGGTGCAGAGCTGCGCTTCGGCAGCCACCGTGCCACGGTCTCGCTCGAGGATGGCACCGTCATCCTCGCGATCGAGCGTATCGAGGCCTTGTCCGATGCGTCCGAATATAAGGACGAACAAAAGGTCTTCTCGCTCGCGGGCATCCTGCCCGGCAAGCGGATCGGGGCCTGGAGCTTTATCGGCCTGGTGCTTGCCTGCTTCCTCGTCTTTCCGCTGTGGAGCTGGGCGACGTACAAGGATGTGAAGACCCGTCCGCCGGGCTTCCACGCCGATCAGACCTGGTCCAGCGGCAAATTGTCGCTCGCCCACAAGTCGCTCGAAAATAACTGTCAGGCCTGTCATACCGAAGCGTTTGTCGCGGTGCGCGACAATGCCTGCGCCACCTGCCACACCGATGTCCATGATCATGCCGATCCCAAGCGGCTTGCCGGTTCCAAGGCCGCGCCGGGGCTAGGGGGGCAGGTCAAGCTTGCCTTTGCCGGTGCCTTCAACATTCCCCAGGGGCGCTGTGTCGAATGCCATACCGAGCATGAAGGCGCCGGGAAGATGCCGCCTCCGGCGCAGCAATTCTGCGCCGATTGCCACGGTGATCTCAGCAAGCGGCTGACCGATACCAAGCTGCTCGACGCCGGCGATTTCGGCACCGCGCATCCGCAGTTTCGGCCCGCCGTGATCGTCCAGCCCAATGGGACCACCCCGGCGCTCCGCCGTATTTCCTTCGATCGCAAGCCGACCGAGGATAACGGTCTCAAATTCCCGCACGATCTCCACCTGTCGCGCACCGGCGGCGTTGCCCGCATGGCGCAGACGATGAAGGCGGAGCAGGGCTTTGGCGATGCGCTGGCGTGCAAGGACTGTCATAAGCCCGATGCCACCGGAACACGCTTTACCCCGGTCGAAATGGAACGCGATTGCGCCATGTGCCACAGCCTGTCGTTCGACAAGGTCGGCGGCACCGTTCGTACGCTGCGTCATGGCCAGCCCGAACAGGTGATCGCCGATCTGCGCGCTTTCTATCGTGGCACCACGCCCGTCCGCCCGGCCAATCTGGGCGGCATGGCGCGCCGGCGCCCCGGTCTCTATGCCGAGGGGCAGGTCTACCACGCCTATTTTAACGCGGCTGCGGCGCGCGGCGGGCAGGCGGATGCCGCCATCCACGCCGTCTTTTCCGAAGGCGGCGCTTGTTATGATTGCCACACGGTCAGCAAGACGGGCCCCTCCGTCGCAGACATCCGCGTGCATCCGGTCAGCCAGAACAGCCGCTATTTCCAGAAGGGCTGGTTCGATCACAACGCCCACAAGACGGAAAGCTGCGAAAGCTGCCACGCCGCGCCGAAATCGAAGGCGGCGACCGATCTGCTGATCCCCGATCTCAACAGCTGCCGCACCTGCCATGTCGGCGAACAGGGCGGAACGCTGGTGAAGGTCGAAAAGCCCGTGCCGTCCGGCTGTGCGATGTGTCACAGCTATCACATGGGCGATGGCTTAAACTGGAGCGTACGTCAGCGGGTCGCGTCGGGGAAGGGCGGAAACAATCCGGTCCTACCCGCCAATGCTGCTGCAAACGGCAATGGGCGGGGAGAATAG
- a CDS encoding phosphodiesterase, with the protein MLIGQITDIHLGFEPDNPGELNRQRLDAVLAHMAGISTRPDILLATGDLVDRGDRESYERLRQAFSTCPIPALPCMGNHDERAPFRAVFPEFAGEGGFIQYHADIGALRLIIVDTLEEGRHGGAFCDTRARWLSNRLGAEKDRPTLIVMHHPPVELGIEWMNTDPREPWVARFADAISGHAQVRGIICGHVHRPIVSAFEGVPLAVCPSTAPQVALDLAPIDPERPDGRPMIVAEPPAYALHWWNGQALVSHFEKAESYPVLASFDERMQPLVRGMVGERPA; encoded by the coding sequence ATGTTGATCGGCCAGATCACCGACATTCATCTGGGTTTCGAACCGGATAATCCGGGGGAGCTCAATCGCCAGCGGCTCGATGCCGTGCTGGCGCATATGGCGGGGATCAGTACGCGGCCCGATATTCTTCTCGCCACCGGCGATCTTGTCGATCGGGGCGACCGGGAAAGCTATGAACGCTTGCGTCAGGCCTTTTCGACCTGCCCGATCCCGGCATTGCCGTGCATGGGCAATCACGACGAACGCGCGCCCTTTCGCGCCGTCTTTCCCGAATTTGCGGGTGAGGGCGGGTTCATCCAATATCATGCCGATATCGGCGCGCTCCGCCTGATCATCGTCGATACGCTTGAGGAAGGCCGCCATGGCGGCGCCTTTTGCGATACGCGCGCGCGCTGGCTGTCGAATCGGCTGGGTGCGGAAAAGGATCGGCCGACGCTGATCGTCATGCATCATCCCCCCGTCGAACTCGGCATCGAATGGATGAACACCGATCCGCGCGAACCCTGGGTCGCGCGCTTTGCCGATGCGATTTCCGGGCACGCTCAAGTGCGCGGCATTATCTGCGGCCACGTCCACCGCCCGATCGTTTCCGCCTTTGAAGGCGTGCCGTTGGCCGTCTGCCCGTCCACCGCGCCGCAGGTCGCGCTCGATCTGGCCCCCATCGATCCCGAACGCCCCGATGGCCGCCCGATGATCGTTGCCGAGCCGCCCGCCTATGCGCTCCATTGGTGGAACGGCCAGGCACTGGTCAGCCATTTCGAAAAAGCCGAAAGCTATCCCGTTCTTGCCAGCTTTGATGAACGGATGCAGCCGCTGGTGCGCGGCATGGTGGGCGAACGCCCGGCCTGA
- a CDS encoding entericidin EcnA/B family protein: MKRIVLVFALLGSFTVAACNTVSGAGDDLKSASETVENEIN, translated from the coding sequence ATGAAAAGGATCGTTCTGGTTTTCGCGCTGCTCGGCAGTTTTACCGTGGCGGCCTGCAACACGGTTTCGGGCGCGGGCGATGACCTAAAGTCCGCCAGCGAGACCGTCGAAAACGAAATCAACTGA